A portion of the Nitrospira sp. genome contains these proteins:
- a CDS encoding DnaJ domain-containing protein, which produces MRVDYYRILGVSREASNETIKKAYRKLVFEHHPDRNPDSKEAEAKIREINSAYEIVGDPEKRRSYDRLHWGDELRDDVVDTAVILDEMEKKLYDEGRKELFAVLMKNVRRIKDELAVIREQTVADQGYDSFKETIVHARAAEIMEEFITDDMAGRAERLVEVATQMMVSQGVVGKHDEPGVRALRKGLGAMIRRGRIHGYASALELFYERR; this is translated from the coding sequence ATGCGCGTCGACTATTACCGAATTCTGGGCGTCAGCCGCGAGGCTTCCAATGAGACGATCAAGAAGGCCTACCGGAAACTCGTCTTCGAACATCATCCAGACCGGAATCCCGACAGCAAAGAGGCAGAAGCCAAGATCCGTGAGATTAATTCAGCCTATGAAATCGTCGGCGACCCCGAAAAGCGGCGGAGCTACGATCGGCTGCACTGGGGCGACGAGCTCAGGGACGATGTCGTCGACACGGCCGTCATTCTCGACGAGATGGAAAAAAAGCTCTACGACGAGGGACGAAAGGAACTCTTTGCGGTCCTCATGAAGAATGTCCGCCGAATCAAGGACGAGCTCGCGGTGATCCGGGAACAGACGGTGGCCGATCAAGGATACGATTCGTTCAAGGAAACGATCGTCCACGCGCGCGCGGCCGAAATCATGGAGGAATTCATCACCGACGATATGGCGGGTCGCGCGGAGCGCCTGGTCGAGGTGGCCACGCAGATGATGGTCTCGCAAGGGGTGGTCGGGAAACACGATGAGCCGGGCGTTCGCGCACTCCGCAAAGGGCTCGGCGCGATGATCCGCAGAGGGCGCATCCACGGCTACGCCTCGGCGCTGGAATTATTCTATGAACGACGCTAA